The following are from one region of the Microbacterium paraoxydans genome:
- the ypfJ gene encoding KPN_02809 family neutral zinc metallopeptidase, producing MTFNPDADLSRNTTRRRGRTAAIAGGSGVGVLALLALIAGPLLGIDLSGLVGGAPGGGSEPGAGSAIENCDSGADANANVDCRMAGAQLALDAFWEDNVEGYQAPQLIVVDGATSTQCGTASNAVGPFYCPPEETVYIDPTFFQLMQQQFGASAGNLAQLYIVGHEWGHHIQNLLGAMEEYPNNGTGPGSNGVRMELQADCYAGGWLGRATEQTDADGDPYLEKPTEEQIRDALNAASTVGDDHIQEQSGQVNPETWTHGSSEQRQRWFAEGYQNGLDACGQVFTLPADQLDP from the coding sequence ATGACGTTCAATCCCGACGCCGACCTCTCCCGCAACACCACGCGTCGCCGCGGACGCACGGCGGCGATCGCGGGCGGCTCCGGCGTCGGCGTGCTCGCCCTCCTCGCCCTCATCGCCGGCCCGCTGCTGGGCATCGACCTGAGCGGACTCGTCGGCGGCGCGCCCGGGGGCGGGAGCGAGCCCGGCGCCGGTTCGGCCATCGAGAACTGCGACAGCGGCGCGGACGCGAACGCGAACGTCGACTGCCGCATGGCGGGGGCGCAGCTCGCGCTCGACGCCTTCTGGGAGGACAACGTGGAGGGGTACCAGGCTCCGCAGCTCATCGTCGTCGACGGAGCGACCTCCACGCAGTGCGGTACCGCCTCCAACGCGGTCGGCCCGTTCTACTGCCCCCCGGAGGAGACCGTCTACATCGACCCCACGTTCTTCCAGCTCATGCAGCAGCAGTTCGGGGCCTCGGCCGGGAACCTCGCGCAGCTCTACATCGTCGGGCACGAGTGGGGTCACCACATCCAGAACCTCCTCGGGGCGATGGAGGAGTACCCGAACAACGGGACGGGCCCCGGCAGCAACGGCGTGCGCATGGAGCTGCAGGCCGACTGCTATGCCGGCGGCTGGCTCGGCCGCGCGACCGAGCAGACCGACGCCGACGGCGATCCGTACCTCGAGAAGCCGACGGAGGAGCAGATCCGCGACGCCCTGAACGCAGCGTCGACCGTCGGCGACGATCACATCCAGGAGCAGTCCGGGCAGGTGAACCCGGAGACCTGGACCCACGGCTCCAGCGAGCAGCGTCAGCGCTGGTTCGCGGAGGGATACCAGAACGGGCTCGATGCGTGCGGGCAGGTGTTCACCCTCCCCGCCGATCAGCTCGACCCGTAG
- a CDS encoding glutaredoxin family protein: MTNPASDTITMFGADWCRDCIRTKKQLDELGVAYTYVDLVADPAAADIAKDISGRTNIPVVVYPDASHHVEPSNADVESKLRELSII, translated from the coding sequence ATGACCAACCCCGCTTCCGACACCATCACGATGTTCGGCGCCGACTGGTGCCGCGACTGCATCCGCACGAAGAAGCAGCTCGACGAGCTCGGCGTCGCGTACACGTACGTCGACCTGGTCGCCGACCCCGCCGCCGCGGACATCGCGAAGGACATCTCCGGCCGCACGAACATCCCCGTCGTGGTCTACCCCGACGCCTCGCACCACGTCGAGCCGTCGAATGCCGACGTGGAGTCGAAGCTGCGCGAACTCTCGATCATCTGA
- a CDS encoding recombinase family protein, translating into MSDTIDPAGTTPSLDDALTSPLHLPHDAAKCPKCFTELQQNRNFWTARPAGSRLVGLVVAREGMPSVVEQRADLTRFGVPIEGFRHPAPDILESWNDRLARLISTLRTGDVVVVANIRALGLDAEEGARTVAELRRHGIIVKVLGHEARHLADAAVAR; encoded by the coding sequence ATGAGCGACACGATTGACCCGGCGGGAACGACGCCGTCTCTCGACGATGCGCTGACGAGCCCGCTCCACCTCCCGCACGACGCAGCGAAGTGCCCGAAGTGCTTCACGGAGCTGCAGCAGAACCGCAACTTCTGGACCGCGCGTCCCGCGGGCTCCCGCCTGGTCGGCCTCGTCGTCGCCCGCGAGGGCATGCCGTCGGTCGTCGAGCAGCGCGCCGACCTCACCCGCTTCGGCGTGCCCATCGAGGGCTTCCGTCACCCGGCGCCGGACATCCTGGAGAGCTGGAACGACCGCCTCGCGCGGCTCATCTCGACGCTCCGGACCGGAGACGTGGTCGTGGTGGCGAACATCCGGGCTCTGGGGCTCGACGCCGAGGAGGGCGCGCGCACGGTCGCCGAGCTCCGGCGCCACGGCATCATCGTGAAGGTCCTCGGCCACGAGGCGCGTCATCTCGCCGACGCCGCCGTCGCCCGCTGA
- the pip gene encoding prolyl aminopeptidase encodes MTNTEGLYPPIEPHETGVLLVGDGHRVAWEISGNPDGKPVVFLHGGPGSGTSPWQRQFFDPDVYRIVLLDQRGCGRSTPSAAEPEADLRHITTAHLIADLELLRKNLGIEAWQVFGGSWGSALALAYAQAHPDVVSELILRGIFTLRRAELEWFYEGGAAALFPDLWEDFIAPIPVLERSRMIEAYHRRLFDPDPAVHEPAALAWAAWEAATVTLRPDPEQIAAMADPRRAVAFARIENHFFVHRGWWAEGQLLAGIDAIRHIPTVIVQGRHDVVTPMMTAWDLHRAWPEADFQVIDDAGHSAAEPGIRAALRAATDRFRPEA; translated from the coding sequence ATGACGAACACCGAGGGGCTCTATCCGCCCATCGAGCCGCACGAGACCGGAGTGCTGCTCGTCGGCGACGGGCACCGCGTGGCCTGGGAGATCAGCGGCAACCCCGACGGCAAACCCGTCGTGTTCCTCCACGGAGGCCCCGGCAGCGGCACCTCCCCGTGGCAGCGGCAGTTCTTCGACCCTGACGTCTACCGGATCGTCCTCCTCGATCAGCGCGGATGCGGTCGGAGCACGCCGTCCGCCGCGGAGCCGGAGGCCGATCTCCGGCACATCACCACCGCGCACCTCATCGCCGACCTCGAGCTGCTGCGCAAGAATCTCGGCATCGAGGCGTGGCAGGTGTTCGGCGGATCCTGGGGCAGCGCCCTCGCGCTCGCCTACGCCCAGGCCCACCCCGACGTGGTCTCCGAGCTGATCCTGCGCGGGATCTTCACGCTCCGTCGCGCCGAGCTCGAGTGGTTCTACGAGGGCGGGGCGGCGGCGCTCTTCCCGGACCTGTGGGAGGACTTCATCGCGCCGATCCCGGTCCTGGAGCGCTCCCGGATGATCGAGGCGTACCACCGGCGGCTGTTCGACCCGGACCCGGCGGTCCATGAACCGGCGGCCCTCGCGTGGGCGGCGTGGGAGGCGGCGACCGTCACGCTGCGCCCCGACCCGGAGCAGATCGCGGCGATGGCCGATCCCCGCCGGGCCGTCGCTTTCGCACGCATCGAGAACCACTTCTTCGTGCACCGCGGCTGGTGGGCCGAGGGGCAGCTGCTCGCGGGGATCGACGCCATCCGGCACATCCCGACCGTGATCGTGCAGGGCCGCCACGACGTGGTCACGCCGATGATGACGGCGTGGGACCTGCACCGTGCCTGGCCGGAAGCCGACTTCCAGGTGATCGACGACGCGGGGCACTCCGCCGCTGAACCCGGCATCCGTGCGGCTCTCCGCGCCGCGACCGATCGGTTCCGCCCCGAGGCCTGA
- a CDS encoding glycosyltransferase, whose translation MGAGVTVIVPTYNERDNVAELVERTATALAGRDAEVLFVDDSSDDTTAEVERVAVDAPIPVRVIHRSDNVGGLGGAVVVGLGAADADVCIVMDGDLQHPPELLPALLDRYAAGDADVVGASRYIGGGDTSGLGTAMRFGVSRAATWLTRAMFPRRLARSTDPMTGFFLVDRRRLDLAALRPQGFKILLEILARTDLRIAEVPMEFAERRHGTSKASLRQGATFIAHLARLRFGKMSLFAAIGVLGAIANLAIMWALTAAGVPYVWAAIIGAEVTIIGNFLLQERFVFADMRTDARSAAVRFAASFTFNNVEAALRIPVMALMVETWHISSVLATALSLVVAFFARFLFHSLVVYAPRRRREERQAAGEPEPDTATLRIIRAIDAEAMKPGEL comes from the coding sequence TTGGGGGCAGGGGTCACGGTCATCGTGCCGACCTACAACGAGCGCGACAACGTCGCCGAGCTCGTGGAGCGCACGGCCACGGCGTTGGCGGGAAGGGACGCCGAGGTCCTCTTCGTCGACGACAGCAGCGACGACACCACGGCCGAGGTGGAGCGCGTCGCGGTCGACGCCCCGATCCCGGTGCGGGTGATCCATCGCTCGGACAACGTCGGAGGCCTCGGCGGGGCGGTCGTCGTCGGCCTGGGAGCCGCGGACGCCGATGTCTGCATCGTGATGGACGGCGACCTCCAGCATCCGCCCGAGCTCCTGCCGGCCCTGCTCGACCGCTATGCGGCGGGGGACGCGGACGTCGTCGGCGCCTCCCGCTACATCGGCGGCGGCGACACCAGCGGCCTCGGCACGGCCATGCGCTTCGGGGTGTCCCGCGCCGCCACCTGGCTGACCCGCGCGATGTTCCCCCGACGGCTCGCCCGGAGCACCGATCCGATGACCGGGTTCTTCCTCGTCGACCGGCGCCGGCTCGACCTGGCCGCCCTCCGGCCGCAAGGGTTCAAGATCCTCCTGGAGATCCTCGCGCGGACGGATCTGCGGATCGCGGAGGTCCCGATGGAGTTCGCCGAGCGTCGACACGGCACCTCGAAGGCGAGCCTCCGGCAGGGGGCCACGTTCATCGCCCACCTGGCGCGGCTGCGCTTCGGCAAGATGTCGTTGTTCGCCGCGATCGGCGTCCTCGGGGCCATAGCGAACCTCGCGATCATGTGGGCGCTGACCGCCGCGGGCGTGCCCTACGTGTGGGCGGCGATCATCGGCGCCGAGGTCACGATCATCGGCAACTTCCTGCTGCAGGAGCGTTTCGTCTTCGCCGACATGCGCACCGATGCCCGCAGCGCCGCCGTGCGCTTCGCGGCCTCGTTCACGTTCAACAACGTCGAGGCGGCGCTGCGCATCCCGGTGATGGCGCTCATGGTCGAGACCTGGCACATCTCCAGCGTGCTCGCGACGGCCCTCTCCCTCGTCGTGGCCTTCTTCGCCCGGTTCCTGTTCCACTCGCTCGTCGTGTACGCGCCCCGTCGGCGTCGGGAGGAGCGGCAGGCCGCGGGCGAGCCGGAGCCGGACACCGCGACCCTGCGCATCATCCGCGCCATCGACGCGGAGGCGATGAAGCCGGGCGAGCTCTAG
- a CDS encoding aldehyde dehydrogenase family protein, producing the protein MTSAPTTAPATPALGEGETERLDAAVADLQTGTAVWTALTVAQRATLLRQVRTSVAATAEDWATIAAASKGLDARHPLRGEEWLSGPYSVLGALDASITTLTRIANGANPLDGIRVDRAPGGRARVHAFPLTGIDRFLLSGFTGEVWLEPGTTPNTARATAGLAQRTPTVSGGVGLVLGAGNVTSIPVLDVLYELLAHNRTVLLKVNPTQDALVPVYKRALAPLIEPGLLRIVRGGPAAGAYLTQHPGLAHVHITGSAATFDTIVWGPSTGEGASATKRRRRENRPLLKKPITAELGGVSPIIVVPGKWTAADLTYQAEHIATMRLQNSGHNCIAGQVVILSADWDQADAFRAELRRAYATAPERPIWYPGAPSRMQTAADDYPDALVLGDRLLVEVDADDDPSALENTEYFAPVLGVVSLPGTGQEFLDAAVTHANEKLQGTLGANLLIDPATEKALGSGFERALTALHYGSIAINGWTAFGFITPTLTWGAFPGGTIDDVGSGIGVVHNALLLDRVERSVLRGPFRPFPRSLPVANGGGRMTILPKPPWFASSRTGAAVSEGLTRHRADGGTVGLAKTLLRALRA; encoded by the coding sequence ATGACTTCTGCGCCCACGACCGCGCCCGCCACCCCCGCCCTCGGCGAGGGCGAAACGGAACGGCTCGACGCCGCCGTCGCCGATCTGCAGACGGGGACCGCGGTGTGGACCGCGCTCACCGTGGCGCAGCGCGCGACGCTGCTCCGGCAGGTCCGCACGAGCGTCGCCGCGACCGCGGAGGACTGGGCGACGATCGCCGCCGCCTCCAAGGGCCTGGACGCGCGGCATCCGCTCCGCGGCGAGGAGTGGCTGAGCGGCCCGTACAGCGTCCTCGGAGCACTCGACGCCTCGATCACCACGCTCACCCGCATCGCGAACGGCGCGAATCCGCTCGACGGCATCCGGGTCGACCGCGCACCCGGGGGCCGCGCGCGCGTGCACGCCTTCCCCCTCACCGGCATCGACCGGTTCCTGCTGTCCGGCTTCACCGGCGAGGTCTGGCTCGAACCGGGGACCACGCCGAACACCGCCCGCGCAACCGCCGGTCTGGCACAGCGCACGCCGACGGTGTCCGGGGGCGTCGGACTCGTGCTCGGCGCCGGGAACGTGACCTCCATCCCCGTGCTGGACGTGCTGTACGAACTGCTCGCCCATAACCGCACCGTCCTGCTGAAGGTGAACCCCACGCAGGATGCGCTGGTCCCCGTCTACAAGCGCGCGCTCGCCCCGCTCATCGAGCCGGGACTGCTGCGGATCGTGCGCGGGGGCCCGGCCGCCGGCGCCTACCTCACCCAGCACCCCGGCCTCGCCCACGTGCACATCACCGGCTCTGCGGCGACCTTCGACACCATCGTCTGGGGACCGTCGACCGGCGAGGGGGCCTCCGCGACGAAGCGCCGCCGCCGCGAGAACCGGCCGCTGCTGAAGAAGCCCATCACCGCGGAGCTCGGCGGAGTCTCCCCCATCATCGTCGTTCCGGGGAAGTGGACGGCCGCCGACCTCACGTATCAGGCCGAGCACATCGCGACCATGCGCCTGCAGAACAGCGGCCACAACTGCATCGCGGGGCAGGTCGTCATCCTCTCCGCGGACTGGGACCAGGCCGACGCCTTCCGCGCCGAACTGCGCCGCGCCTACGCCACCGCTCCGGAGCGCCCCATCTGGTATCCCGGTGCCCCCTCCCGCATGCAGACCGCCGCGGACGACTACCCGGACGCCCTCGTGCTCGGCGACCGGCTCCTCGTCGAGGTCGATGCCGACGACGACCCCTCAGCCCTGGAGAACACCGAGTACTTCGCGCCGGTCCTCGGCGTGGTGAGCCTGCCCGGCACGGGCCAGGAGTTCCTCGACGCCGCGGTCACCCACGCGAATGAGAAGCTGCAGGGCACACTCGGCGCCAACCTGCTCATCGACCCGGCGACCGAGAAGGCGCTCGGCAGCGGGTTCGAGCGCGCTCTCACCGCCCTGCACTACGGCTCGATCGCGATCAACGGCTGGACCGCCTTCGGGTTCATCACGCCGACGCTCACGTGGGGCGCGTTCCCCGGCGGCACGATCGATGACGTCGGCAGCGGCATCGGCGTCGTCCACAACGCCCTGCTCCTGGATCGGGTGGAGCGCTCCGTGCTGCGCGGCCCCTTCCGGCCGTTCCCGCGCTCGCTTCCCGTCGCGAACGGCGGCGGACGGATGACGATCCTCCCGAAGCCGCCGTGGTTCGCCTCCTCCCGCACCGGCGCCGCCGTGAGCGAGGGCCTCACCCGTCATCGCGCGGACGGCGGCACCGTCGGCCTCGCGAAGACACTGCTGCGCGCGCTCCGCGCCTGA
- a CDS encoding SIP domain-containing protein, translated as MSSACEHLEDPDWEAMEGAVLIAGDAADVGAIARVASRLPWDAQGVILIEAAARIQFRHIDVPQGVSVRWLVRAEGAHAHTRGERLANAVYAWCLEWTCSEPPEHWTVWLGPHTPPHVARMARSLLGVAN; from the coding sequence ATGAGCAGCGCGTGTGAGCACCTGGAGGATCCGGACTGGGAAGCGATGGAAGGAGCGGTGCTCATCGCCGGGGATGCGGCCGACGTCGGAGCCATCGCTCGCGTCGCGTCCCGGCTCCCGTGGGATGCGCAGGGCGTCATCCTCATCGAGGCCGCCGCCCGCATCCAGTTCCGCCACATCGACGTGCCGCAGGGGGTGTCGGTCCGCTGGCTGGTTCGCGCGGAGGGCGCGCATGCTCACACGCGGGGCGAGCGGTTGGCGAACGCCGTCTATGCGTGGTGCCTGGAGTGGACGTGCAGCGAGCCCCCGGAGCACTGGACGGTGTGGCTCGGCCCGCACACTCCGCCGCACGTGGCGCGGATGGCGCGCAGCCTCCTCGGCGTCGCGAACTGA
- a CDS encoding malate dehydrogenase, with amino-acid sequence MATTITITGAGGQIGYALLFRIAAGDMLGPDEKVRLRLLEIPQGLGAAEGAALELQDGAFDLLEHVEVTDDAAVGFDGCDLALLVGARPRGPGMERGDLLAANGGIFGPQGAAIAANAAPGVRVTVVGNPANTNALIASAAADGVPADRFTALTRLDENRARAQLAQTLGAPVHTVRRVPIWGNHSATQFPDVSHATVGGKPVQDALEQIVGDVPAWLDQTFIPRVAKRGAEIIEVRGSSSVASAASATIDHVRDWVRGTEDWTSAAVVSRGEYGVPEGLVSSFPVQSVDGEWHIVEGLEIDDRARARIDASVAELVEERDAVRALGLL; translated from the coding sequence ATGGCCACCACGATCACCATCACCGGCGCGGGCGGACAGATCGGCTACGCGCTCCTCTTCCGCATCGCCGCCGGCGACATGCTCGGTCCGGATGAGAAGGTGCGGCTGCGGCTGCTGGAGATCCCGCAGGGGCTCGGCGCGGCAGAGGGTGCGGCGCTGGAGCTCCAGGACGGCGCATTCGACCTGCTCGAGCACGTGGAGGTGACCGATGACGCCGCGGTCGGCTTCGACGGCTGCGACCTCGCCCTGCTCGTGGGCGCCCGCCCCCGCGGTCCCGGCATGGAGCGCGGCGACCTGCTGGCCGCGAACGGCGGTATCTTCGGGCCGCAGGGCGCCGCCATCGCCGCGAACGCCGCCCCCGGCGTCCGCGTGACCGTGGTGGGCAACCCCGCCAACACGAACGCCCTGATCGCCTCGGCGGCGGCCGACGGCGTGCCCGCCGACCGCTTCACCGCCCTCACGCGGCTGGACGAGAACCGCGCACGGGCTCAGCTCGCCCAGACGCTCGGCGCCCCCGTGCACACGGTGCGGCGGGTGCCCATCTGGGGCAACCACTCGGCCACGCAGTTCCCCGACGTGTCGCACGCGACCGTCGGCGGGAAGCCCGTGCAGGACGCGCTGGAACAGATCGTCGGCGACGTCCCGGCGTGGCTGGACCAGACGTTCATCCCCCGCGTGGCCAAGCGCGGCGCGGAGATCATCGAGGTCCGCGGGTCGTCCTCCGTCGCCTCCGCGGCGAGCGCGACGATCGACCATGTGCGCGACTGGGTCCGCGGGACCGAGGACTGGACATCCGCCGCCGTCGTCTCGCGCGGGGAGTACGGTGTCCCGGAGGGCCTCGTCTCGTCGTTCCCCGTGCAGTCCGTCGACGGCGAGTGGCACATCGTGGAGGGCCTGGAGATCGACGACCGTGCCCGCGCACGCATCGACGCCTCGGTCGCGGAGCTCGTGGAGGAGCGGGACGCGGTCCGAGCCCTCGGACTGCTCTGA
- a CDS encoding adenylyltransferase/cytidyltransferase family protein produces the protein MGTRIGYAVGAFDLFHVGHLNLLRHAKQHCDILIAGVVSDEMLRQVKGIEPVIPTAERAEIVRHISFVDDVYVETTPSKMDSWRDVRFTHFFKGDDWRGTEKGLRLESEFAEVGVEVVYFPYTAHTSSSALRRALDAITANATASAVGATR, from the coding sequence ATGGGGACGCGTATCGGCTATGCCGTCGGAGCTTTCGACCTGTTTCACGTCGGGCACCTCAATCTGCTGCGACACGCCAAACAGCACTGCGACATCCTGATCGCCGGTGTCGTGAGCGACGAGATGCTGCGTCAGGTCAAGGGGATCGAGCCGGTCATCCCGACCGCCGAGCGTGCCGAGATCGTCCGGCACATCTCCTTCGTCGACGACGTGTACGTCGAGACGACGCCGTCGAAGATGGACTCGTGGCGCGACGTGCGCTTCACGCACTTCTTCAAGGGCGATGACTGGCGCGGCACCGAGAAGGGCCTGCGGCTGGAGAGCGAGTTCGCGGAGGTGGGTGTCGAGGTCGTCTACTTCCCGTACACCGCACACACGTCGAGCTCGGCGCTCCGCCGCGCGCTCGACGCGATCACCGCCAACGCCACGGCATCCGCCGTCGGCGCGACGCGCTGA
- a CDS encoding alpha/beta fold hydrolase — MSSSDEALFPGFTTTRIPTAEADILVRHGGSGPPMVLLHGHPRTSATWHRVAPLLVDRGFTVICPDLRGYGRSRGPAPTADHSAHSKRAVARDIRTVAERLGHERFRLVGHDRGSYVALRLALDHPEAVEQVALLDCLPISEHLRRCDATFAAHWWHWFFFAQPDVPERVIGADPEAWYTPKADPATMGAANHAEFLRAVRQPSVVRAMLEDYRAGLTIDRAHEEADRAAGRRLQMPTLVLWSRRDDLEELYGDPLRIWRDWADDVRGHGIDSGHHMAEEAPEALAAALTGFFGATRPSQT, encoded by the coding sequence ATGAGCAGCTCCGACGAGGCACTGTTCCCCGGCTTCACGACCACGCGGATCCCGACCGCCGAGGCGGACATCCTCGTGCGCCACGGCGGCTCGGGGCCGCCCATGGTGCTGCTGCACGGCCACCCCCGCACCTCGGCGACCTGGCATCGGGTGGCCCCGCTTCTCGTCGACCGCGGCTTCACGGTGATCTGCCCCGATCTGCGGGGCTACGGACGCTCCCGCGGCCCGGCGCCCACCGCCGATCATTCCGCCCATTCCAAACGCGCCGTCGCCCGAGACATCCGCACCGTCGCCGAGCGACTCGGCCATGAGCGCTTCCGCCTGGTCGGGCATGACCGCGGCAGCTACGTCGCGCTCCGACTCGCCCTCGATCACCCGGAGGCCGTCGAACAGGTCGCCCTGCTGGACTGCCTGCCGATCTCGGAGCACCTCCGTCGCTGCGACGCGACCTTCGCCGCGCACTGGTGGCACTGGTTCTTCTTCGCCCAGCCGGACGTCCCGGAGCGCGTCATCGGCGCGGACCCGGAGGCCTGGTACACCCCCAAGGCCGACCCGGCGACGATGGGCGCGGCCAACCATGCCGAGTTCCTGCGCGCGGTGCGCCAGCCGTCGGTCGTCCGGGCGATGCTCGAGGACTACCGCGCCGGCCTCACGATCGACCGCGCGCACGAGGAGGCGGATCGCGCCGCCGGGCGTCGGCTCCAAATGCCGACGCTCGTGCTGTGGTCCCGACGCGACGATCTCGAAGAGCTCTACGGCGACCCCCTCCGCATCTGGCGGGACTGGGCCGACGATGTGCGCGGCCACGGCATCGACAGCGGGCACCACATGGCGGAGGAGGCGCCGGAGGCCCTCGCCGCCGCCCTCACGGGCTTCTTCGGAGCCACCCGTCCCTCGCAGACGTAG
- a CDS encoding type 2 periplasmic-binding domain-containing protein has translation MSSDRIRRTSAGRRLIGALAGLLVATALGGCGMTVPADPDGTLDRVTGGELRVGTSPEPGLVEIDRGEPRGPVVDLVDDFAASIDANVTWTVATEESLVGMLETGDLDLVAGGLTPDTPWIDKAGVTRGYPGIEGAGDRELVMLVPLGENAFLSALEASLDEEVAR, from the coding sequence GTGAGCAGTGACAGGATTCGACGGACATCCGCCGGACGACGCCTGATCGGCGCCCTGGCCGGCCTCCTCGTGGCCACGGCCCTCGGCGGATGCGGGATGACGGTCCCCGCGGACCCGGACGGCACCCTGGACCGGGTCACGGGCGGGGAGCTGCGGGTCGGCACCTCGCCCGAGCCCGGCCTCGTCGAGATCGACCGCGGCGAGCCGCGCGGGCCGGTCGTGGATCTCGTCGACGACTTCGCCGCGAGCATCGACGCGAACGTCACCTGGACGGTCGCGACCGAGGAGAGCCTGGTGGGCATGCTGGAGACGGGCGACCTCGACCTCGTGGCCGGCGGACTGACGCCGGACACCCCGTGGATCGACAAGGCGGGCGTGACCCGCGGCTATCCGGGGATCGAGGGCGCGGGCGATCGGGAACTCGTCATGCTCGTCCCCCTCGGAGAGAATGCCTTTCTCTCGGCCCTCGAGGCCTCCCTCGACGAGGAGGTCGCTCGATGA
- a CDS encoding cation transporter, whose protein sequence is MTGTKQFGRTELPDEQQRATRKAVRWEIFTIVYTSITITVIALVVGESQAMRTAWIEDMLSLIPQFAFLLALLFVRRRPTRKHPYGLHRAMGVGHLVAGVALLAVGLNLAAEAVAGLIRGEHPTIGTVQVFGQTIWLGWLMVAVMAVVIVGPVFFYGPAKAKLAPVLHNKLLYADADMAKADWQTTVASIVGVLGVGAGVWWLDGAAALFISLGIIWDGFRNTKTAIVDLMDQRARTFDSAEPHPLARDVVSYLRSRPWVDQAAVRMRDQGQVFHIEAFVVPHHRGVRTADLTAASEGIADLDWKVQDVVIVPVEKLPDEADPGR, encoded by the coding sequence ATGACCGGGACGAAGCAGTTCGGGCGCACCGAGCTCCCCGACGAACAGCAGCGGGCCACGCGCAAGGCCGTGCGCTGGGAGATCTTCACGATCGTCTACACCTCGATCACGATCACCGTGATCGCCCTCGTCGTGGGCGAGTCCCAGGCGATGCGCACGGCGTGGATCGAGGACATGCTGTCGCTCATCCCGCAGTTCGCCTTCCTCCTCGCGCTCCTGTTCGTGCGGCGACGCCCCACCCGGAAGCACCCCTACGGCCTGCACCGGGCGATGGGCGTCGGCCACCTCGTCGCCGGTGTCGCGCTCCTCGCGGTCGGCCTGAACCTCGCCGCCGAGGCCGTGGCCGGGCTCATCCGCGGGGAGCATCCGACCATCGGCACCGTGCAGGTTTTCGGCCAGACGATCTGGCTCGGCTGGCTGATGGTCGCCGTCATGGCCGTCGTGATCGTCGGGCCGGTGTTCTTCTACGGTCCGGCCAAGGCCAAGCTCGCCCCCGTCCTGCACAACAAGCTGCTCTACGCCGACGCCGACATGGCGAAGGCGGACTGGCAGACGACGGTCGCCTCCATCGTCGGCGTGCTGGGCGTGGGCGCCGGCGTCTGGTGGCTCGACGGTGCTGCGGCACTCTTCATCTCGCTCGGCATCATCTGGGACGGCTTCCGCAACACGAAGACCGCGATCGTCGACCTCATGGACCAGCGGGCACGCACCTTCGACAGCGCGGAGCCGCACCCGCTGGCCCGCGATGTCGTCTCCTACCTGCGCAGCCGCCCCTGGGTGGATCAGGCTGCCGTGCGCATGCGGGATCAGGGCCAGGTTTTCCACATCGAGGCGTTCGTGGTGCCGCATCATCGTGGCGTCCGTACGGCCGACCTGACCGCCGCGTCCGAGGGGATCGCCGACCTGGACTGGAAGGTGCAGGACGTGGTGATCGTCCCGGTCGAGAAGCTGCCGGACGAAGCGGACCCCGGTCGATGA